One segment of Primulina tabacum isolate GXHZ01 chromosome 6, ASM2559414v2, whole genome shotgun sequence DNA contains the following:
- the LOC142550076 gene encoding uncharacterized protein LOC142550076, giving the protein MKFGRKGKFAPRYIGPYAIVERIGTLAYRLDLPQSLSAIHDVFHVFMLRKYEPDPSHVLSTEDVELDSSLRYVEHLLQILDRKEKQLSNKMIPLFFVHWSRHGIEEATW; this is encoded by the coding sequence ATGAAATTTGGACGTAAAGGGAAGTTcgctccacgttatattggtccgtatgcaattgttgagaggattggaACTTTGGCTTATCGTTTGGACTTGCCGCAGAGTTTGTCTGCGATacacgatgtgtttcatgtatttatgctgcggaagtacgaGCCAGATCCATCTCATGTTTTGAGTACCGAGGATGTGGAGTTAGATAGTTCCTTAAGATATGTTGAGCATCTacttcaaattcttgatcgcaaAGAGAAGCAACTCAGTAACAAGATGATTCCTTTGTTTTTTGTGCATTGGAGTAGACATGGgatagaagaagctacatggTAG